In Colwellia sp. M166, a genomic segment contains:
- a CDS encoding reverse transcriptase/maturase family protein, translating to MITELLSEYLIDESFSWLCKQRKHFPDNSDVWDVRFHWNKIKSQLIDELISNTFNFQPLQKITKSSGEVIHLWTSIDSLVLKQLSLVLQYHLPSSKLCTHLKGHGGSKHTVTEIQRNLKDDLEGLVNNNTFVFRTDVKSYYESISHEVLLDKLSKYIKDKTVMNLLAQYLKRSVESGGLFRDIKQGISSGCPLSPLISSFYLYELDKEMESKSVFYRRYMDDIIVLSPTRWKLRQAIKTVNQHFEKLKLKQHPDKTTIGRIKNGFDFLGYQFGQEKITVSKRTLRNHIRRLTQLYEQKKHLPNWQMLIDDYRQHWVTWVYSGIPSSMINFNKETYLRLFLKST from the coding sequence GTGATAACTGAATTATTATCTGAATACTTAATCGATGAATCGTTTAGTTGGTTATGTAAACAACGAAAACACTTTCCCGATAACAGTGATGTATGGGATGTACGTTTTCATTGGAATAAAATCAAATCACAACTTATTGATGAATTAATATCAAATACCTTCAATTTTCAACCATTACAAAAAATAACTAAATCATCAGGTGAAGTTATTCACTTATGGACATCAATAGATAGTTTGGTGTTAAAACAGTTGTCACTGGTATTACAGTATCATTTACCATCCTCTAAGCTGTGTACACACTTAAAAGGACATGGTGGTAGCAAGCATACTGTTACAGAGATACAGCGTAATTTAAAAGATGATTTAGAAGGCTTGGTAAACAACAATACGTTTGTATTTCGAACCGATGTGAAATCGTATTACGAGTCAATAAGCCATGAAGTATTATTAGATAAATTATCAAAGTACATCAAAGATAAAACGGTAATGAACTTATTGGCACAATATCTCAAACGCAGTGTTGAATCAGGAGGGCTGTTTAGGGATATAAAACAAGGTATTTCATCGGGTTGTCCATTAAGCCCTTTAATCTCAAGCTTCTACCTTTATGAATTAGATAAAGAAATGGAAAGTAAGTCCGTATTTTATCGACGTTATATGGATGACATTATTGTTTTATCACCAACAAGATGGAAGTTACGTCAAGCTATAAAAACCGTTAACCAACATTTTGAAAAACTAAAGTTAAAACAACATCCTGATAAAACGACCATCGGTAGAATCAAAAATGGCTTTGATTTTTTAGGTTATCAGTTTGGACAAGAAAAAATAACAGTTTCAAAACGAACATTACGAAATCACATACGTCGATTAACGCAGCTTTATGAGCAAAAAAAGCATCTACCAAACTGGCAAATGCTTATTGATGATTATCGACAACATTGGGTTACATGGGTTTATTCAGGCATACCTTCATCGATGATCAATTTCAATAAAGAAACTTATTTAAGATTGTTTCTTAAATCGACGTGA
- a CDS encoding PEP-CTERM sorting domain-containing protein, with the protein MQRIKFHHLFSCTETQTQMARAGHGYTNDDSYGYCYGFAASRHTCEQISAYSLLSSYDGFYTEVSLDVHFTQPFGDHYDRGTWLKRKAVSYDEVPEPTTLAIFALGLMGLASRRFKKQS; encoded by the coding sequence ATGCAGCGGATAAAGTTTCACCATTTATTTAGTTGTACGGAGACACAAACGCAGATGGCGCGCGCTGGCCACGGGTACACAAACGACGACTCATATGGTTACTGTTACGGATTTGCTGCATCTCGCCACACCTGCGAACAAATCTCAGCGTATTCATTGCTAAGTTCATATGATGGTTTTTATACGGAAGTTAGTCTGGATGTTCATTTTACCCAGCCTTTCGGTGACCATTATGACCGGGGGACATGGTTAAAACGCAAAGCGGTCAGCTATGATGAAGTACCAGAACCTACTACACTAGCGATTTTTGCATTAGGCCTTATGGGTTTAGCATCACGTCGATTTAAGAAACAATCTTAA